The nucleotide window ATACGGTCAGTCGATGGCTCGGACGTACGCATGTCGAATGGCGAGGTGCTCGCCATGAGCAGGACAAGGCGCAAGGCGGCATTGGAGGCATTGGCGAACTACTTTGGGGGCAACTGATGAGTTTGCCCTACCCCGTCATCTACATGGTCAACGCAGTGTTGTTCATAGCCCCCGTCGTTATACTGTCCCTGCAGCTTCCCCGACGCACGCACTACTGGCTGCGTGTGACGTTGGCATTTCTCGTACTGTTTGTGGAACTCTCGTTGCAGTTCCCCGACGCGTGGTTCCACTCCACGCTCAGTTCCATGGCCGCGATGTCACTCTACTTCACACTGGTCATCGTCATCCTCGTCCTGACAGTGCTCTTCTGTAACGAGACCAGCATCTGGGCGGCATCGTTTTGCGCCGTGGTAGGCTACACCGTAGAGAACCTGGGGGCGGGGACCGCCGAACTCGTGGGCATCCTGATCCGCCACCTGCACGTCATACCACTCCTGGGACACGAGTACGCACGGACCGTGGTCTGCTGCACGTTAGTGGTAGCCGTCTTCGCAATCGTCGTACGCAGGGGCGTGCACCTGCAGTCGCTGAGCCTCAACCCCAGCAAGATGAACGTCCTGCTGGTCTTTGGGGCCGTGTTGATAAACATCGTCTTCGACCTCGCCATCAAGTATGCACGCGCCTTCAACCTACCCCAGGGCTTCTCCATGCTGTTCCGCATCGTGGAGCTTGCCATATGTGTCTACGTGATCGTGATGGAGTTCGAGATCCTATACAACAGACAGCTATTGCTGGATGCAGCGACAACGGAACGCATGATGCGCGACCGCGAACGACAGTACCAGCTATCTAAGGAGAACATCGAGGCAATCAACATCAAGGCACATGACATCCGCCATCAGATTCGCCACCTGCATGACGGAAAGGACGGCATTGCCGTGGGCAGGGAGGCATTGGCCGACATCGCACGACAGGTCAATATCTACGACTCCACCGTCAAGACCGGCAACGAGGCGCTTGACACGATTCTCACCGAGAAGAGCCTCGTGGGCGAGCAGGAGCAGATTACCCTGAGCTGCATCGTCGACGGCAAGTCTCTGGGCTTCATGTCCCCCACCGACCTGTACGCGCTTTTCGGCAACGCCTTGGACAACGCGTTCGAGGCCGTGCGGCAGATAGACGACCCGGAGCTCCGCAACATCTCGCTTTTGGTACGCGTGACTGCAGGCATGGTGTCCATACACATGGAGAACTACTACGCGGGGACGGTCATCTTTGAGGAAGGCATGCCGCAGACCACCAAGAAAGACAGGCTCAACCACGGGTTTGGCACCAAGTCCATGCGCATCATAGTGGGGCGCTACGGAGGCACCATGACCATGGGCACCGACGATGAGACGTTCTATCTCAACATCCTGATCCCCATCCCGCGCGCCTAGGTCATCGCCTGGTCGCCCATGCTTCGGTCTTCTCGCCGCAACGGCGTCTGGTCGCACGGGCATGGCCGGGCGCCTGAGAAGGTCCCTGCGCCCTACAGCCCGCAGTCCTCCAGGCGCTCGATAATGCCCTCGAGCACCAGCTTGTTTGCCATCAGCTGCTGGTAGGTGGCGGTCTTGGCCCTGCCCTGCGCACGCAGTCCCACCATGCGGGACTTGACGTCCGCCAGGTCGGCGCGAACGCTGGCCGCAAATGCGTCGTAGCGCTCCAGACGGCGGATGTCTTCGGGACTAGGCATGATGCCCCCCTTCGGTCGTGGGCCTTCCACCAAGCTTGGCCCTGACGGCACCGATGACCGCCGGAATGGCGGAGACCAGAACGATGCCCACGATCACCAGCTCGAAGTGCGTCTGCACGGCAGGGATGCCACCGAAGAAGTAGCCCAGGAGCGCGAACAGGGTCGACCAGGTGACACCACCCAGGACGTTGAAGACCACGAAGCTGTGCCACCTCATGCCACCCATACCCGCCAGAAACGGCACGAAGGTGCGGATGAACGGGAAGAAGCGACCTAGAAAGATGGCGAGATGCCCCCACTTATCCAGGAACGCCTCGGTCTTCTCGACCCTCTCCGGCGTCATCGCCTTGACCTTGCCCGAGGCGACGATCTTGCGCCCGAAGAAGTGCCCGATCATGAAGTTGCACTGGTCTCCCAGGATGGCGGCGGCCCAGATGACGCCCAGGAGCACGAAGATGTTGAAGCCACCCCCCCGTGCGAAGAAGCCCGAGGCGAACAGGAGGGAGTCCCCCGGCAGGAACGGGAAGAACACCACACCGGTCTCGATGAAGATGACCAGGAAGACGAAGCCGTACGCCGCAAGGGGACCAGCCGCGATCATGCTTGCGATGGCGGCGCGCGGGTCACGGAGCAGCTCGACGATGAAGTTGACGAAGGCCATGGGGGCATCCATTCGCACGATGAGACGACCGAGGGGAACGCCGCCCTCGGGCTTACAAAAAAGCCCCTCGGCCGTGCAGGGCACAGCCGGCAGGGGCGCACCAGGCGTGCTCGGTGGGAACGGGCGCCCGCCAGAGGCCCCTTATGGCTGCTGCCTCCCGGCCCTGACCAGGTTCGGGACATGACGTCGCCCGCACCCGCCCAACACACCTGCAGTCACTCACTGTAACGACCCCCATTGCCACTTGCGACATCCAAAGCCAATCCCATGAAAAAGCCATGGGCTCCACAGGCGGCGCGCCAGGGCAGGTCCCCATCGCTGGCAAGTGTGAGCACGTGCTTGCGCTACCCTGTTTGCAACGGGTTCACCGGTTTCGACAGGTTCGTCGGAGGACGGGAGGCTGCCATGCTCAACAGGTTCTGCGCACACCCCCTGTGGGAGGTAAACGACACCCTAGCCAAGGTCGCCCAGGGCCAGCAGGCCGCGGAGACGGTCATCCGCCACGCCAGGCTCGTCAGCGTCACCACACGCGAGGTCCTCGAGGACACGGACATAGCCATCGCCCGCGGGCGTGTTGCCTACATCGGCATCTGCGGACACACGGCCGAGCATTGCATCGGACCCGAGACCACCGTGGTGGATGCCACGGGACTCTACGCGGCCCCCGGCCTCTTTGACACGCACGTACACATCGAGTCCTCGATGGTCGGTCCGGCCGAGTACGCCCGCGCCGTCGTCCCCCACGGCACCGTGGGCATCTACGCGGACCCACATGAGGTCGCCAACGTCTGCGGACTCGAAGGCGTGAGGGCCATGTGGGAGGACGCCGCAGGCGCCCCGCTCAAGACCATGCTCACCACCCCGTCCTGCGTACCGGCCGTGCTGGGGGTCGAGGACACCGGCTCGTCCATAAACGCCAGCCAGGTGGCCGAGAGCATGCGCTGGGACAGCGTCGTGGCCCTGGGCGAGATGATGAACTTCCCCGGCATCCTCTCCTGCGAGCAGAACGCGCTGGACGAGGTGAGGGAGACCCTCAAGGCCGACCGTGTCGTCACCGGCCACTACGTCGCCGCCGATGACGACCGCGGGCTGAGTGCCTACATCGCCGCAGGCGTTACCTCGTGCCATGAGTCCGGCAGCTTCACCGACGTCATCTCCAAGCTGCGCATGGGCATGTACGTGCAGCTACGTCAGGGATCCGCCTGGCTCAACCTCCCTGGCTACCTACCCGAGCTCGTCGCATCCGGCGTGGACACCAGCCATTGCCTGCTCTGCACCGATGACTCTCACCCGCATACCCTCGTGGATGACGGCCACATGGACCGCGTGCTGCGCGAGGCGGTGCGACTGGGCCTCGATCCCGTCACCGCCCTGCAGATGGCCACGATCAATGCGGCGCAGTACTTTGGCGTCGGGCGTGACATGGGATCGATCACCCCTGGCAAGTGTGCCGACATCGTGTTGCTCCGAGACCTCGAGCGATTCGAGGCCAAGGCGGTCTACATCGACGGGACGCTTGCGGCCGAGGACGGCAAGGCGACCTTTGCGACGAAGCCCTTCACCTGGCCCGCCTTCATGACCCATACCATGAACCTGGGCGTCGACATCACGCCGAGAGCCTTCGAGATTCCCGTCAACCACAAGGATGGCAGCATATGGGTCCGTGCCATCGGCATCAACGCTGGCGACACCCTGACACGGGACAGCACCGTCAAAACCATCGTGAGGGACGGCAAGATCCAGGCCGATCCCACCCACGACGTGCTCAAGGCCTGCGTCTTCGACCGTCACCACGGCACGGACGGCACCCACTCCTTTGGCTTCGTCACGGGCTTCGGCATCCATGGCGCCCTCGCGCAGACCGTGAGCCACGACGCTCACAACCTGCTGGTCATGGGTGACAACGACGCCGACATGGCATTGGCCGCGAGGACCCTGGCGGAGTGCGGAGGCGGAGAGGTCGCCGTTGCCGACGGCAAGGTCCTGGCCCTGGTCGAGCTGCCCGTGTGCGGTCTCATGAGCGATCGGCGCATAGAAGAGGTCGCCGAGAAGGTCGCAGGGATCGAGGCTGCGTGGGCCCAGATGGGCTGCAGCCTCCCCTCGCCGTTCATGACCATGGGCGTCATGTCGCTGGCATGCATACCCGTCCTACGCCTCACCAACCGTGGCTATGTCAACTGTCTCACGTTCCAGATGGAGCCACTCGTCGTCGGGGACTGCGACTAGGCGTCTCTCGCGGCGGCGGGTGCGGGCGCGGGGCGCCACAAGGCTCGTAACAGAAAAAATTACATGGAAGTTGCTGTCGAGCGGCGACATTTGGTGTATGTTCAGCTTGACATGGGATGCCGTTAGAAGATGGCGTTCGCTCCCGCGTGGACGTCCCCCGCACGACAAGCCGGCTTCCCGTCATAACCACAGCAACGACCACGCCGTCGGGAAGGCCCGCCATGAAGAGACTCCGGCTCGCCCTCATGGGCATCGTCCCTGCCCTCTGCGTCTGCCTTTTCCTTGGGGCAAGGCCCGCGTGGGCGGATCCCAGCTTCGTCTACGTCAACGGCCAGACGGGGTCTGACATCGATCCGGGCACCGAGGCGGCACCCGTCAAGACCTTCGCCAAGGCAAAGGAGCTTCTACTGGCCTCTGGTGGAGACACCATCTACGTCACGGGGGCGATCCAGGTCTCCGGAGGCGTCGAGGGCTGGGACCTTGGCGGCAAGGCCCTGAGACGGGCGGCCTCGTACCACGGGGAGCTCGTACATGTGGGCAACGGGGCCACGCTCACGCTCCAAGACATCGTTATCGACGGGGCCAGTTCGGACGGGGCCACCGGCAGGTGGTCGACAGGCGACGGGAGCGGAGGCTCGCTCGTCGGCGTGTTTGGCGGAAGCACCCTGACCGTGGGGGAGGGCGCCGTCTTGCAGGGCAACGACATCGAGAGCGAGGGCAAGTGGTACCCCGAGGGCGGTGGCGGCATCTTCGCCAACAGGAGCACCGTGAACGTCGAGGGCGGCAGCATACGCAACAACTCGGCGGTGCTGGGCGGCGGCATCTACGGCATCTACGACTCGACCATCAACATGTCGAGCGGCACCATAGCGGGTAACCGCGCGGTCCGGGGAAACAGTCCTGGCCTTCCCGCAGGATACGGGGGAAGCGGCGGTGGCATATGCGCCGCCAACGGCACGGACGTCAACCTCTCCGGCGGTACCATCTCGGGCAACTCGGCCTTCGAGCTCGGCGGCGGCATCTCGATGGGCACCTTTTACGCTTCGGAGGCCGACAGCCCCGTGCTCACCATGACGGGCGGCACCATCACCGGCAACACCGCCGGCAGCGCAGGCGGTGGCATCTACGTACAGGCAGGATACAGCGCCTCGGGCTACGCTGGGACGCCCACCTACGCCATCGCCCACATCACCGCCGGGGAGGTCACGGACAACTCCCTGACCGCGACAGGCGATGGGAACAACGCGTTCGGCGGGGGTGGCATCTACGTCAACGGTTACTCCAGAGAATACACCGACTTCCACAACGGCGAGCTCTACCTCGCCAACGTAGAGGTGTCCGGAAACTCCGCTGCGACCGAGGGCGGCGGCTACGCCGCCTGCCCCGTGTCCGTGACCGAGGTCAGCCTGACGAACGGCGCGACATTCTATGGCAACGTCACCGCCGACGGCAACGCGCGCGAGCTCTATATCCTCGCGTCGCTCGCCTACGGCACGCACAGTGGCGACCCCGTCTACGAGATCTCGCCCTCCATGCTCGGCGGCGGCGCGTACAGGTGGGTCTACGACGACGGCACCGAAGTCCCCCTCGATCGTCTCAAGGGAGCTCTGAGCGCTGCGGACAACGAGTCCCTCTCCCTCAGCAACGATCTTGTCGCCGACAACCCCGACGTCCAGAGGGCGCTGGGGCTGGCAACCGTGCATATCACAGGCAACACGTCCGCCACGCGCGGAGGTGGCATCGGCTCGAACGGCAGCGTCTTCATCGGCAAGTCCGTGGACACCACCGAGATCAGCGTCTCCAAGACGTGGGACGACGCAAACGACAAGAACGGCATCCGTCCCGACTCGATCAGGGTCGAACTGTACCGCAATGGCACCTATGTGGGCTACCAGACCATCAGGGCAGACGACGGGGGCAACTGGTCCACCACGTTCGCAAACCTCCCCAAGGCCGATGCCGACGGACACGAATACGTCTACACCGTCAAGGAGCGTCCGGTCGAGGGCTACACGACCACCATCGCCGGCGACGCGAGTTCCGGCTTCGCCATAACCAACACGGTCACCACGACGCCTCCGACGCCCCCGACGACCGAAGAGCCACCCAAGCCGACGACGAAGCCAAGCAGGGCGACTGTACGCAAGTCACCTGCACTCCCACAGACGGGAGACGAGGCGTTCCCACCGATCGCCTTCGCGGGCATTGCCCTTGTGCTGAGCACCATAGGCGTCGTCACGAGGTGCCGCTGGTCGCTGTAGGTCCTATCTGAAGGGGACCGGCCTTACTCGAGGACGCCTGGTGCCAACCCCCAAAAAGGCACAGCCCCCGAAAGACAGGTGTCTTCGCTTGATCGGTGGCCCCGAGCCCGGATGGGCTCGGGGCCACCTCCTGAGCTGGGACGGGTCGCCGTGACCCGTCCCTACCTACGATCCTCTTACCTGCGGTTCTTGCGGTAGAACGCAATGAGCGCCTGGGTCGAGGCGTCCTGGGCGGAGAGGGCCTCATCGTCGTGGAAGGCGGGGGTGATCTGCTTGGCAAGCTGCTTGCCCAGCTCGACGCCCCACTGGTCATAGGAGTCGAGCCCCCAGACCGTCCCCTCGACGAAGGTGATGTGCTCGTAGAGTGCGATGAGCTCGCCAAGCGCATGGGCATCGAGGCCGACGCCAAAGATGGAGGTCGTCGGGCGGTTGCCCCCGAAGCAGCGCGCCGGCACCATCCACTCGGCAGTGCCCTCGGCGCGGACCTCGTCGGCCGTCTTGCCAAAGGCAAGCGCCTTGGTCTGGGCAAGGAAGTTGCCTAGGAAGAGCTCGTGCACGTCCTGCGCGCCGTCCTTGGCGGGATTGGGGGTGTTGGCGAAGGCGATGAAGTCCGCCGGCACCATGCGACCCTGATGGATGAGCTGGTAGAAGGCATGCTGCCCGTTGGTGCCGGCCTCGCCCCAGAAGACCTCGCCCGTCTCGGTGGTGGCAGGCGTGCCGTCCCAGCGCGTTGACTTGCCGTTGGACTCCATGGTCAGCTGCTGGAGGTAGGCGGGGAAGCGGTGCAGGTGCTGGTCGTACGGAAGCACGGCATGGGTCGGGGACTTGAGGAAGTTGACATACCAGACGTTGATGAGGCCCATGAGGGCGACGACGTTCCGTTCGAGCGGGGTCGTGGCAAAGTAGGTGTCGACGTCGTGGAAGCCGGACAGAAAGTCCTCGAAGACCTGGGGGCCGAGAGCGATGACGAGCGACAGGCCTACGGCCGCGTCGACGGAGTAGCGCCCTCCCACCCAACTCCAGAATCCAAAGGCGTTCTCGGGGTCGATGCCGAAGTCAGAGACGAGCTCGAGATTGGTCGAAACGGCAACGAAGTGGCTCTTGATGGCCGCCGCCGCCGAGGCGTCCGTGTCGTCGATGGCGCCACGTTCCTTGAGCGCGCCCAACAGCCAGGCCCTTGCCTCGCGGGCGTTGGTCATGGTCTCGAGCGTGGTGAAGGTCTTGGAGACGATGATGACGAGGGTGGTCTCGGGGTCGAGGTCGCGGGTCTTCTCGGCCATGTCGTTGGGATCGATGTTCGAGACGTAGCGCACCGCGATGCCCGCGTCGGCATAGGGCTTGAGGGCCTCGTACGCCATGACTGGACCCAGGTCCGAGCCGCCGATGCCGATGGAGAGGACGGTCTCGATCCTCTTGCCGGAGACCCCGCGCCAGGATCCCGAGCGGACGCGGTCGGCAAAGGCGTACATGCGGCCGAGTACCTCGTGCACGTCCGCGACGCAGTCCTGCCCGTCGACGATGAGCTGACCGCACTCGTCGGCAGGACGACGCAGGGCGCTGTGCAGGACGGCACGGTCCTCGGTGGTGTTGATATGCGCGCCCGAGAACATGAGGTCGCGGCGCTCCTCCAGATGGACCGCCCTGCCCAGGGCGGCAAGCAGACGGACGGTCTCGTCCGTCACGAGGTTCTTGGACAGGTCGAAGTGGAGGTCAGGCAGGTCGAAGGAGAGCTTCCTGACGCGCTGGGGATCGTTGGCGAACTGCTGCTTGAGGCTGAAACCACTGGCGCGGAGCTTGTCGAGGTGCTCCCTCAGCGCCTGCCACTCGGGGGTCTGCGTGGCGTCAATCGGTGCGGGGATGGAGGAGGGATAGTCTGCCATGTCTGCTCCTTAGTGGCGATGTGGCCGCCCTTCGCGAGCGGCACCTACGTGCATCACCATCTTACTCCCCCACACGGATGCTGTTCCAGTGCCCAGGGCGAGGCCGCGGCAAGGGGAATCGACCTAGTAGGGCTCGCCCAGGGGTGCAAGCCGCTTGAGGTATGACCACATGACCTGCTTTTGTGCGGGGTCGGAGAGGGCGGCCTCGAAGCCGCCCAGGTTCAGCACGCGCATGCCGCGAAGGCACGCAATGGTGCCAGGCACAAGCATGGCCTGGTCAAAGTCATCGATGGCCGAGAGGTCGTCGGCATATGCCTCGCGCAGCGCCCGGGCGGCACCCTCGTCACAGGCGACGAGGGTGGCCGGGTCGAGGGCCGCGATGGCCTCGCCGACGAGATCCGCGGGCAGCGGCCTCCCGTCGTCCGCACACGTGGACAGAGCGGCCCAGTCCTCGGGGGCATACCCCAGCGCACGCAGGGAGGCGCGCAGCGCGGTGCCATCCGGACCCAAGAGCGGAGGCGCACCGTCCCTCTCCGCTGCCGAGGGCTCGCCTTTGAGGAGCAGGACGCTCGAGAAGGCGTTGCCCACCATGACAGCGCCCCTTGCGGCAAGCGAGCCCAGCTCGAAGCGGGCCTTGTCCACATAGGCCTGGCGGACGCTGTCTCTTCTCGTGGGCACACGACCTCCTCGCTGAGTCGGGCCGGGCATGATGCGCGGCGCAGAATCCCACCTACATAAATCACGATTCTACAGCCACGGACGTTACGAACGGGGTATAAGGCGGACTAGGAACAGACGGCGCGCCGTCGTGCGCGCGGCCCAAAGGAGACCAACATGGCCAATGCAATAACTACCGCTGAGTTCGATTCCGTTCTTGCCAACGCAGACAAGCCGGTCCTCGTGGACTTCTGGGCGTCCTGGTGCGGCCCCTGCCGAGCCTTGGGGCCTGTGGTCGAACAGGTGGCAGACGAGATGTCCGACCAGCTCGCCCTCTACAAGTGCAACGTGGACGACGAGGGTGATCTCGCCCAGCGCTTCCAGATCGTATCCATCCCCACGATGATCCTCTTCAAGGGCGGCAAGCCCGTCCATACCATGGTCGGCAACATGCCAAAGGCGGAGCTCGTCAAGGAGCTGCAGGCCAACCTCTAGGAAGCACCGCGTGCGACAGCGCACGCCGGGATATCATGTCCCCAACCAGCAGGGCGCATGTCCGTGGGACATGCGCCCTGTCCCTTTTGGGGCACGGCCCAGGCGCAACCGACCCCGAGACCCGGAGCAAGGGAGGCACGCCCATGAGCTCGCACGTCCGACAGCTGTCCCATTCCCTGCGGACGCTCATCCGCAACAACCCGCGTACCATCGTCGCCCTGATGGCAGTGGTGGTGTTCCTATGGTTGATGCAGGAAGTGCTGGAAGGGGAGCTGACACAGCTTGACTCCGCCGCCTATCAGCTGGTCGTCGTACACATGCGCCGAGAGTGGCTGACGCCTGTCATGCAGTCGATCTCCGAGTTGGCCCTCCCCGTCGTCCTAGTGGTCATGCTGCTGGCCGTGGAGGCGTTCGCGCCCGGACGCAGGCCAGGCCTTTGTGCCGCGCTCAACCTGGCATTGGCGCTTCTCCTCAACCTTGCCCTGAAGGAGATCGTCCACCGCCCACGTCCCGAAGGCTTCCGCCTCATCGCCGAGACAGGCTACAGCTTCCCCTCGGGGCACTCCATGGTGGCGATGG belongs to Olsenella uli DSM 7084 and includes:
- a CDS encoding ATP-binding protein, which gives rise to MSLPYPVIYMVNAVLFIAPVVILSLQLPRRTHYWLRVTLAFLVLFVELSLQFPDAWFHSTLSSMAAMSLYFTLVIVILVLTVLFCNETSIWAASFCAVVGYTVENLGAGTAELVGILIRHLHVIPLLGHEYARTVVCCTLVVAVFAIVVRRGVHLQSLSLNPSKMNVLLVFGAVLINIVFDLAIKYARAFNLPQGFSMLFRIVELAICVYVIVMEFEILYNRQLLLDAATTERMMRDRERQYQLSKENIEAINIKAHDIRHQIRHLHDGKDGIAVGREALADIARQVNIYDSTVKTGNEALDTILTEKSLVGEQEQITLSCIVDGKSLGFMSPTDLYALFGNALDNAFEAVRQIDDPELRNISLLVRVTAGMVSIHMENYYAGTVIFEEGMPQTTKKDRLNHGFGTKSMRIIVGRYGGTMTMGTDDETFYLNILIPIPRA
- a CDS encoding VTT domain-containing protein, whose product is MAFVNFIVELLRDPRAAIASMIAAGPLAAYGFVFLVIFIETGVVFFPFLPGDSLLFASGFFARGGGFNIFVLLGVIWAAAILGDQCNFMIGHFFGRKIVASGKVKAMTPERVEKTEAFLDKWGHLAIFLGRFFPFIRTFVPFLAGMGGMRWHSFVVFNVLGGVTWSTLFALLGYFFGGIPAVQTHFELVIVGIVLVSAIPAVIGAVRAKLGGRPTTEGGHHA
- a CDS encoding adenine deaminase → MLNRFCAHPLWEVNDTLAKVAQGQQAAETVIRHARLVSVTTREVLEDTDIAIARGRVAYIGICGHTAEHCIGPETTVVDATGLYAAPGLFDTHVHIESSMVGPAEYARAVVPHGTVGIYADPHEVANVCGLEGVRAMWEDAAGAPLKTMLTTPSCVPAVLGVEDTGSSINASQVAESMRWDSVVALGEMMNFPGILSCEQNALDEVRETLKADRVVTGHYVAADDDRGLSAYIAAGVTSCHESGSFTDVISKLRMGMYVQLRQGSAWLNLPGYLPELVASGVDTSHCLLCTDDSHPHTLVDDGHMDRVLREAVRLGLDPVTALQMATINAAQYFGVGRDMGSITPGKCADIVLLRDLERFEAKAVYIDGTLAAEDGKATFATKPFTWPAFMTHTMNLGVDITPRAFEIPVNHKDGSIWVRAIGINAGDTLTRDSTVKTIVRDGKIQADPTHDVLKACVFDRHHGTDGTHSFGFVTGFGIHGALAQTVSHDAHNLLVMGDNDADMALAARTLAECGGGEVAVADGKVLALVELPVCGLMSDRRIEEVAEKVAGIEAAWAQMGCSLPSPFMTMGVMSLACIPVLRLTNRGYVNCLTFQMEPLVVGDCD
- a CDS encoding Cna B-type domain-containing protein produces the protein MKRLRLALMGIVPALCVCLFLGARPAWADPSFVYVNGQTGSDIDPGTEAAPVKTFAKAKELLLASGGDTIYVTGAIQVSGGVEGWDLGGKALRRAASYHGELVHVGNGATLTLQDIVIDGASSDGATGRWSTGDGSGGSLVGVFGGSTLTVGEGAVLQGNDIESEGKWYPEGGGGIFANRSTVNVEGGSIRNNSAVLGGGIYGIYDSTINMSSGTIAGNRAVRGNSPGLPAGYGGSGGGICAANGTDVNLSGGTISGNSAFELGGGISMGTFYASEADSPVLTMTGGTITGNTAGSAGGGIYVQAGYSASGYAGTPTYAIAHITAGEVTDNSLTATGDGNNAFGGGGIYVNGYSREYTDFHNGELYLANVEVSGNSAATEGGGYAACPVSVTEVSLTNGATFYGNVTADGNARELYILASLAYGTHSGDPVYEISPSMLGGGAYRWVYDDGTEVPLDRLKGALSAADNESLSLSNDLVADNPDVQRALGLATVHITGNTSATRGGGIGSNGSVFIGKSVDTTEISVSKTWDDANDKNGIRPDSIRVELYRNGTYVGYQTIRADDGGNWSTTFANLPKADADGHEYVYTVKERPVEGYTTTIAGDASSGFAITNTVTTTPPTPPTTEEPPKPTTKPSRATVRKSPALPQTGDEAFPPIAFAGIALVLSTIGVVTRCRWSL
- the pgi gene encoding glucose-6-phosphate isomerase — encoded protein: MADYPSSIPAPIDATQTPEWQALREHLDKLRASGFSLKQQFANDPQRVRKLSFDLPDLHFDLSKNLVTDETVRLLAALGRAVHLEERRDLMFSGAHINTTEDRAVLHSALRRPADECGQLIVDGQDCVADVHEVLGRMYAFADRVRSGSWRGVSGKRIETVLSIGIGGSDLGPVMAYEALKPYADAGIAVRYVSNIDPNDMAEKTRDLDPETTLVIIVSKTFTTLETMTNAREARAWLLGALKERGAIDDTDASAAAAIKSHFVAVSTNLELVSDFGIDPENAFGFWSWVGGRYSVDAAVGLSLVIALGPQVFEDFLSGFHDVDTYFATTPLERNVVALMGLINVWYVNFLKSPTHAVLPYDQHLHRFPAYLQQLTMESNGKSTRWDGTPATTETGEVFWGEAGTNGQHAFYQLIHQGRMVPADFIAFANTPNPAKDGAQDVHELFLGNFLAQTKALAFGKTADEVRAEGTAEWMVPARCFGGNRPTTSIFGVGLDAHALGELIALYEHITFVEGTVWGLDSYDQWGVELGKQLAKQITPAFHDDEALSAQDASTQALIAFYRKNRR
- the trxA gene encoding thioredoxin, encoding MANAITTAEFDSVLANADKPVLVDFWASWCGPCRALGPVVEQVADEMSDQLALYKCNVDDEGDLAQRFQIVSIPTMILFKGGKPVHTMVGNMPKAELVKELQANL
- a CDS encoding phosphatase PAP2 family protein, with amino-acid sequence MSSHVRQLSHSLRTLIRNNPRTIVALMAVVVFLWLMQEVLEGELTQLDSAAYQLVVVHMRREWLTPVMQSISELALPVVLVVMLLAVEAFAPGRRPGLCAALNLALALLLNLALKEIVHRPRPEGFRLIAETGYSFPSGHSMVAMAFYGLLAWMVWHYERDHFVKHLCLAGFALVIVAVGLSRIYLGVHYASDVLAGFCVSLAWLAFYTKVFVPLLLPEPDEGGGRREGAETHSTTGTGR